One Cucumis sativus cultivar 9930 chromosome 1, Cucumber_9930_V3, whole genome shotgun sequence DNA segment encodes these proteins:
- the LOC116402549 gene encoding uncharacterized protein LOC116402549 — protein sequence MNQTTQRSSANPSESRVAISDNHQVEEGVLVEQPKPVIDDDKKNSYHKTIIRKELVQTPLCREATKELVETRLCEAAMKGDWKAAEKLVQEHENISLLDVISKDRKETALHIATRFNNTAFVKKLMPQLTENDLEAKNIYGNTPLCIAAMTGAADIAKLMVDRHEELVLKRGSGNALPLLIAARYKQFHMVSYLLKAMNSHIKKLNDTDKKEILFSVISSNDYGLFKTI from the exons ATGAACCAGACGACGCAACGGTCTTCTGCAAATCCGTCGGAAAGTAGAGTTGCAATTTCTGACAACCACCAGGTAGAGGAAGGTGTCTTGGTAGAACAGCCTAAGCCGGTGATTGATGACGACAAAAAGAATTCATATCACAAGACGA TTATACGGAAGGAATTGGTGCAAACTCCGCTATGCAGAGAAGCTACGAAGGAATTGGTGGAAACTCGGCTATGCGAAGCAGCTATGAAGGGCGATTGGAAGGCAGCAGAGAAATTGGTTCAGGAACATGAAAATATCAGCTTGTTGGATGTAATAAGCAAGGATAGAAAGGAAACAGCCCTCCACATTGCCACAAGATTCAACAACACTGCTTTTGTGAAGAAGCTGATGCCACAACTCACCGAAAATGACTTGGAagccaaaaatatttatggaaacACCCCCCTCTGCATTGCTGCTATGACAGGGGCTGCAGATATTGCAAAGTTGATGGTGGACAGGCATGAGGAATTAGTCCTCAAGCGTGGCTCAGGAAACGCACTCCCGCTTTTGATTGCTGCAAGATATAAACAATTCCACATGGTTTCTTATCTCCTTAAAGCCATGAATTCCCATATCAAAAAACTGAATGATACAGACAAAAAGGAGATTCTTTTTAGTGTCATCTCCTCCAATGATTACGGTTTGTTCAAAACTATCTAA
- the LOC101211355 gene encoding ankyrin repeat-containing protein ITN1 — protein sequence MQINAYEVVKQMWNAVQNKIREDPASKNQLLSHPSSMLHDAARGGNVEFLRILLYENPELLRMIDDGCKTSILNVAVENRQRDVFNLIYDMDLFNSDDLLYYFNEDNTSLQKLVTEKPSVSHLNQVEGAVFQMHQEFLWFKEMEDIVERIPTRKDTRTETRKLFIEEHKQLMKEAEEWVKSTANSCLLVATLIATVAFTAAFTVPGGNNGNNGVPLFNSFDLIFNCNSTVHVNPDFSIRQKRFFVLVAIAVGAWSWISLPFCAGNGVGFQFLLVLAL from the exons ATGCAAATAAATGCCTATGAAGTGGTTAAACAAATGTGGAATGCTGTTCAAAATAAGATTCGAGAAGATCCTGCAAGCAAGAACCAGTTGCTTTCACATCCCTCAAGCATGTTACATGATGCTGCAAGGGGTGgaaatgttgaatttttgaGAATTTTACTCTATGAAAATCCCGAGCTTCTACGGATGATTGATGACGGCTGTAAGACGAGCATTCTTAATGTAGCTGTCGAGAATAGGCAACGTGAcgtattcaatttaatttatgatatgGATCTGTTTAACTCAGATGACttattgtattatttcaaTGAGGATAATACAAGCTTGCAGAAATTAGTTACCGAAAAGCCAAGTGTAAGTCACCTTAATCAGGTCGAAGGAGCAGTATTTCAAATGCATCAAGAGTTTCTATGGTTTAAG GAAATGGAAGACATAGTTGAGCGCATACCGACCAGAAAAGACACAAGGACGGAAACACGAAAATTATTCATAGAAGAACACAAACAACTTATGAAAGAAGCAGAAGAATGGGTGAAGAGTACAGCAAATTCATGCCTGTTGGTTGCAACTTTGATAGCCACTGTAGCTTTCACTGCAGCCTTCACAGTACCAGGCGGCAACAATGGCAACAATGGCGTTCCCTT ATTCAATAGCTTTGATCTCATCTTCAACTGCAATTCTACTGTTCATGTCAATCCTGACTTCTCGATTCGCCAAAagagattttttgttttggttgcCATTGCAGTTGGTGCTTGGTCTTGGATTTCTCTTCCTTTCTGTGCTGGGAATGGTGTTGGCTTTCAGTTCTTGCTTGTTCTTGCACTTTGA
- the LOC101210067 gene encoding ankyrin repeat-containing protein At5g02620 isoform X1 — protein MQRTTHWPSPNWLETTGFSSGDHHHGIDVGGDYYGGSSSMNVKEDQDQPMMGGDDDKTSQHKMGIKWARNKLHSFHIHIWNRRREHDSIHIQLCEAATRGDWKAAEEIEKKSKGILSEVISKDRKETALHIATRFNKAAFVEKLIKYKLTQTDLEAKNIYGNTALCIAATSGAVDIAELMFRKHNDLVLTRGSANATPVLIAARYKHSHMVSFLLKSMNKIVQKMEISEQMELLLSAIASDHYDIAFLIIEWNKSLALIRDSNDYTPLHIMARKSNGTIGTKNNPTKWQSSINKFFKHVYKNKMMQIKAHQTVELMWSAVREKVQEDNNWNCILHPSSMLHDAASVGNVEFVRVVLNQNPELLRVLDGSGKSIFHVAVENRQRRIFNLIYDMKLFNPDDLLYYFNEENISLLELAAKRADPGHLDRVSGAVFQMHRELLWFKEVEDIAERTMRIKQRKKTPQELFTQEHRQLVKEAEKWVKSTANSCMLVATLIATVVFTAAFTVPGGNNDNNGFPLFLHHKWFIVFVISDSIALISSSTAILLFLSILTSRCVETDFLFWLPLELVFGLGFLFLSVLGMVLAFSACLFLHYGKDHFSWIPLLISGMTIVPIFWFCMLQWKLWADGLAALHATGMSYLLKDRKNKVF, from the exons ATGCAGCGGACGACTCACTGGCCTTCACCAAATTGGCTGGAAACGACGGGTTTTAGTTCTGGTGATCACCACCATGGAATAGACGTCGGCGGTGATTATTACGGGGGTTCATCGTCGATGAACGTGAAGGAGGATCAGGATCAGCCGATGATGGGTGGCGACGACGATAAAACTTCACAGCATAAAATGGGTATCAAATGGGCTAGAAATAAACTTCACAGCTTCCATATTCACATAt GGAACCGAAGAAGGGAGCATGATTCAATACATATTCAGCTATGCGAAGCTGCAACAAGAGGCGATTGGAAGGCTGCAgaagaaatagagaagaaaagcAAAGGAATCTTATCCGAGGTAATTAGCAAAGATAGAAAAGAAACAGCCCTTCACATTGCTACAAGATTCAACAAAGCTGCTTTTGTGGAGAAATTGATCAAATATAAGCTAACACAAACAGATTTGGAagccaaaaatatatatggaaaCACAGCCCTCTGCATTGCTGCTACATCAGGGGCTGTGGATATTGCGGAGTTAATGTTCCGAAAGCATAATGATTTAGTCCTCACTCGTGGCTCGGCCAATGCGACTCCAGTTTTGATTGCTGCTAGATATAAGCATAGCCATATGGTTTCTTTTCTCCTCAAGTCTATGAACAAAATTGTccaaaaaatggaaattagtGAGCAAATGGAGCTTCTTCTTAGTGCCATTGCCTCTGATCATTACG ATATAGCTTTTCTTATTATAGAATGGAACAAGTCATTAGCACTGATACGAGATTCCAACGATTATACACCCTTGCATATAATGGCTCGAAAATCTAATGGCACAATTGGCACAAAAAATAACCCAACCAAGTGGCAATCATCCATCAAtaaat TTTTCAAGCATGTATACAAGAacaaaatgatgcaaataaAAGCCCATCAAACAGTTGAACTAATGTGGAGTGCTGTTCGAGAGAAGGTTCAAGAAGATAACAATTGGAATTGCATCTTACATCCCTCAAGCATGTTACATGATGCTGCAAGTGTTGGAAACGTTGAATTTGTGAGAGTTGTACTTAATCAAAATCCCGAGCTTCTACGGGTCCTTGATGGCAGTGGGAAGAGCATTTTTCATGTAGCTGTCGAGAATCGACAACGTCGcatattcaatttaatttatgatatgaAGCTGTTCAATCCAGATGACTTGTTGTACTATTTCAATGAGGAAAATATAAGCTTGCTTGAATTAGCTGCCAAAAGGGCAGATCCAGGTCATCTCGATAGGGTCTCAGGAGCAGTCTTTCAAATGCATCGAGAGCTTCTATGGTTTAAG GAAGTGGAGGACATAGCAGAGCGTACAATGAGAATAAAGCAAAGGAAGAAAACACCACAAGAATTATTTACACAAGAACACAGACAACTTGTGAAAGAAGCAGAAAAATGGGTGAAGAGTACAGCAAATTCATGCATGTTGGTTGCAACTTTGATAGCCACTGTAGTTTTCACTGCAGCCTTCACAGTACCAGGTGGCAACAATGACAACAATGGCTTTCCCTTGTTTCTTCACCACAAATGGTTCATTGTGTTTGTGATCTCAGATTCAATAGCTTTGATCTCATCTTCAACTGCAATTCTATTGTTCTTGTCGATATTAACGTCTCGGTGCGTTGAGACAGATTTTCTGTTCTGGTTGCCATTGGAGTTGGTGTTTGGTCTTGGATTCCTCTTCCTTTCTGTGCTGGGAATGGTGTTGGCTTTCAGTGCTTGCTTGTTCTTGCACTATGGGAAAGATCATTTTTCTTGGATTCCATTGCTGATTAGTGGGATGACTATTGTTCccattttttggttttgtatgTTGCAATGGAAACTTTGGGCTGATGGTTTAGCAGCATTACATGCCACTGGGATGTCTTATTTATTAAAGGATAGGAAGAACAAAGTATTCTGA
- the LOC101210067 gene encoding ankyrin repeat-containing protein At5g02620 isoform X2: MQRTTHWPSPNWLETTGFSSGDHHHGIDVGGDYYGGSSSMNVKEDQDQPMMGGDDDKTSQHKMGNRRREHDSIHIQLCEAATRGDWKAAEEIEKKSKGILSEVISKDRKETALHIATRFNKAAFVEKLIKYKLTQTDLEAKNIYGNTALCIAATSGAVDIAELMFRKHNDLVLTRGSANATPVLIAARYKHSHMVSFLLKSMNKIVQKMEISEQMELLLSAIASDHYDIAFLIIEWNKSLALIRDSNDYTPLHIMARKSNGTIGTKNNPTKWQSSINKFFKHVYKNKMMQIKAHQTVELMWSAVREKVQEDNNWNCILHPSSMLHDAASVGNVEFVRVVLNQNPELLRVLDGSGKSIFHVAVENRQRRIFNLIYDMKLFNPDDLLYYFNEENISLLELAAKRADPGHLDRVSGAVFQMHRELLWFKEVEDIAERTMRIKQRKKTPQELFTQEHRQLVKEAEKWVKSTANSCMLVATLIATVVFTAAFTVPGGNNDNNGFPLFLHHKWFIVFVISDSIALISSSTAILLFLSILTSRCVETDFLFWLPLELVFGLGFLFLSVLGMVLAFSACLFLHYGKDHFSWIPLLISGMTIVPIFWFCMLQWKLWADGLAALHATGMSYLLKDRKNKVF, translated from the exons ATGCAGCGGACGACTCACTGGCCTTCACCAAATTGGCTGGAAACGACGGGTTTTAGTTCTGGTGATCACCACCATGGAATAGACGTCGGCGGTGATTATTACGGGGGTTCATCGTCGATGAACGTGAAGGAGGATCAGGATCAGCCGATGATGGGTGGCGACGACGATAAAACTTCACAGCATAAAATGG GGAACCGAAGAAGGGAGCATGATTCAATACATATTCAGCTATGCGAAGCTGCAACAAGAGGCGATTGGAAGGCTGCAgaagaaatagagaagaaaagcAAAGGAATCTTATCCGAGGTAATTAGCAAAGATAGAAAAGAAACAGCCCTTCACATTGCTACAAGATTCAACAAAGCTGCTTTTGTGGAGAAATTGATCAAATATAAGCTAACACAAACAGATTTGGAagccaaaaatatatatggaaaCACAGCCCTCTGCATTGCTGCTACATCAGGGGCTGTGGATATTGCGGAGTTAATGTTCCGAAAGCATAATGATTTAGTCCTCACTCGTGGCTCGGCCAATGCGACTCCAGTTTTGATTGCTGCTAGATATAAGCATAGCCATATGGTTTCTTTTCTCCTCAAGTCTATGAACAAAATTGTccaaaaaatggaaattagtGAGCAAATGGAGCTTCTTCTTAGTGCCATTGCCTCTGATCATTACG ATATAGCTTTTCTTATTATAGAATGGAACAAGTCATTAGCACTGATACGAGATTCCAACGATTATACACCCTTGCATATAATGGCTCGAAAATCTAATGGCACAATTGGCACAAAAAATAACCCAACCAAGTGGCAATCATCCATCAAtaaat TTTTCAAGCATGTATACAAGAacaaaatgatgcaaataaAAGCCCATCAAACAGTTGAACTAATGTGGAGTGCTGTTCGAGAGAAGGTTCAAGAAGATAACAATTGGAATTGCATCTTACATCCCTCAAGCATGTTACATGATGCTGCAAGTGTTGGAAACGTTGAATTTGTGAGAGTTGTACTTAATCAAAATCCCGAGCTTCTACGGGTCCTTGATGGCAGTGGGAAGAGCATTTTTCATGTAGCTGTCGAGAATCGACAACGTCGcatattcaatttaatttatgatatgaAGCTGTTCAATCCAGATGACTTGTTGTACTATTTCAATGAGGAAAATATAAGCTTGCTTGAATTAGCTGCCAAAAGGGCAGATCCAGGTCATCTCGATAGGGTCTCAGGAGCAGTCTTTCAAATGCATCGAGAGCTTCTATGGTTTAAG GAAGTGGAGGACATAGCAGAGCGTACAATGAGAATAAAGCAAAGGAAGAAAACACCACAAGAATTATTTACACAAGAACACAGACAACTTGTGAAAGAAGCAGAAAAATGGGTGAAGAGTACAGCAAATTCATGCATGTTGGTTGCAACTTTGATAGCCACTGTAGTTTTCACTGCAGCCTTCACAGTACCAGGTGGCAACAATGACAACAATGGCTTTCCCTTGTTTCTTCACCACAAATGGTTCATTGTGTTTGTGATCTCAGATTCAATAGCTTTGATCTCATCTTCAACTGCAATTCTATTGTTCTTGTCGATATTAACGTCTCGGTGCGTTGAGACAGATTTTCTGTTCTGGTTGCCATTGGAGTTGGTGTTTGGTCTTGGATTCCTCTTCCTTTCTGTGCTGGGAATGGTGTTGGCTTTCAGTGCTTGCTTGTTCTTGCACTATGGGAAAGATCATTTTTCTTGGATTCCATTGCTGATTAGTGGGATGACTATTGTTCccattttttggttttgtatgTTGCAATGGAAACTTTGGGCTGATGGTTTAGCAGCATTACATGCCACTGGGATGTCTTATTTATTAAAGGATAGGAAGAACAAAGTATTCTGA
- the LOC101216329 gene encoding aspartic proteinase — MASYHSKAAFLCLFLLVSLNIVSSVSNDGLLRVGLKKINLDPENRLAARLESKDAEILKAAFRKYNPNGNLGESSDTDIVALKNYLDAQYYGEIAIGTPPQKFTVIFDTGSSNLWVPSAKCLFSVACHFHARYKSSRSSTYKKNGTSASIRYGTGAVSGFFSYDNVKVGDLVVKNQLFIEATREPGLTFLVAKFDGLLGLGFQEIAVGSAVPVWYNMVEQGLVKEPVFSFWLNRNAEEEEGGEIVFGGVDPKHYKGKHTYVPVTQKGYWQFDMGDVLIDGKPTGYCEGGCSAIADSGTSLLAGPTTIVTMINHAIGAKGVMSQECKAVVQQYGQTIMDLLLSEADPKKICSQIKLCTFDGTRGVSMGIESVVDENAGKSSDGLRDGMCSVCEMTVVWMQNQLRQNQTKERIINYINELCDRMPSPMGQSAVDCGTLSSMPSVSFTIGDKVFDLAPEEYILKVGEGAAAQCISGFTAFDIPPPRGPLWILGDVFMGRYHTVFDFGKLRVGFAEAA; from the exons ATGGCTTCATATCACTCAAAAGCGGCTTTCTTGTGTTTGTTCTTATTGGTTTCACTTAATATTGTCTCGTCTGTATCAAATGATGGGTTGCTTAGAGTTGGACTTAAAAAGATCAATTTAGACCCAGAGAACCGGCTAGCTGCCCGCCTCGAGTCGAAGGATGCAGAGATTTTGAAAGCTGCTTTTAGGAAGTATAACCCCAATGGTAATCTTGGGGAATCTTCTGATACTGATATTGTTGCGTTAAAGAACTACCTGGATGCTCAATACTATGGTGAGATCGCCATTGGTACACCCCCACAAAAGTTCACTGTGATTTTTGACACTGGCAGCTCTAATCTGTGGGTGCCTTCTGCGAAATGCTTGTTCTCT GTGGCTTGTCATTTCCATGCCAGATACAAGTCAAGCCGCTCAAGTACatacaagaaaaatg GGACATCTGCTTCGATTCGGTATGGCACTGGAGCGGTCTCTGGTTTCTTTAGTTATGACAATGTCAAAGTTGGAGACCTAGTCGTAAAGAATCAG TTGTTCATTGAGGCAACCAGAGAACCTGGTCTTACCTTTCTGGTGGCCAAGTTTGATGGGTTGTTGGGACTCGGTTTTCAAGAGATTGCAGTTGGTAGTGCTGTCCCAGTATG GTATAACATGGTTGAACAAGGTCTCGTTAAGGAACCAGTCTTTTCCTTTTGGCTGAATCGAAATGCtgaggaggaagaaggaggCGAAATTGTGTTTGGAGGGGTTGACCCAAAACATTATAAGGGCAAGCATACTTATGTTCCTGTCACACAGAAAGGTTATTGGCAG TTTGACATGGGCGATGTTCTCATAGATGGCAAACCAACTG GATATTGTGAAGGTGGCTGCTCAGCAATTGCAGATTCTGGAACTTCACTTTTGGCTGGTCCAACT aCTATTGTAACCATGATCAATCACGCCATTGGGGCAAAAGGAGTCATGAGCCAGGAATGCAAGGCTGTTGTTCAACAATATGGGCAAACTATTATGGATTTGCTTTTATCTGAG GCAGATCCAAAGAAGATCTGTTCTCAAATTAAGTTGTGTACTTTTGATGGAACTCGAGGAGTAAG TATGGGAATAGAGAGTGTTGTAGATGAAAATGCCGGTAAATCATCTGATGGTCTAAGGGATGGCATGTGCTCTGTATGTGAGATGACAGTTGTTTGGATGCAAAATCAACTTCGTCAGAATCAAACCAAAGAACGCATTATAAACTATATCAACGAG CTATGTGATCGTATGCCTAGTCCAATGGGACAATCAGCTGTTGACTGTGGAACACTTTCTTCCATGCCTAGTGTTTCCTTCACCATCGGTGACAAAGTTTTTGACCTTGCCCCAGAAGAG TATATTCTCAAGGTGGGTGAGGGTGCTGCAGCTCAGTGCATCAGTGGATTCACAGCATTCGATATTCCTCCTCCTCGTGGACCCCTCTG GATCTTGGGAGATGTCTTCATGGGCCGCTACCATACTGTCTTTGATTTTGGCAAGCTGAGAGTCGGATTTGCGGAGGCAGCTTGA
- the LOC101210617 gene encoding probable F-box protein At4g22030 codes for MAAFGTASALYLKRSLSSPSSFFPTSCNERVCKATMSSSSSMFQAIPMSLHRLQSSGLVEKLEMGNGFKISTFTDPVADRRLNSNILSCPDPVVAAKLYAVMEAVTDRVEMHRNVGKQRDNWNQLLLTSLNAITLGAATMAGLAAAVRTSAPITALKMSSVLLYLAATGMSVVMNKLQPSQLAEEQRNAARLFQQLHCQLQSKLSLGDLNNNQVGEAMEKVLALDKAYPLPLLGSMIEKFPITVEPATWWPQQKQIHKHKETNTKLSENGWSRKLEEEMREIVGVLKRSDLQEYLSLSQKALKMNKILAVSGPLLTLVGAIGSAFVGSCSGAWPAMVGVVAGSMASIVNALEHGGQVGMVFEMYRNNAGFFKLIEETIESNVNLRDVLKRENGEVFEIKVALQLGRSLTELRQLAASNSSSSNGREELREFASKLF; via the coding sequence ATGGCTGCATTTGGAACTGCAAGCGCATTGTATCTCAAGAGGTCTTTGTCTTCACCGTCGTCTTTCTTTCCAACCAGTTGCAATGAAAGAGTTTGTAAGGCTACAATGAGTTCGAGTTCGTCTATGTTTCAAGCCATTCCCATGTCTCTCCATAGGCTGCAAAGCAGTGGCTTGGTTGAGAAACTGGAGATGGGAAATGGgtttaaaatttcaacttttactGATCCAGTTGCCGACAGACGGTTAAACAGCAATATTCTGAGTTGTCCGGACCCTGTTGTGGCTGCGAAGTTGTATGCGGTTATGGAGGCCGTCACTGATAGAGTGGAAATGCATCGGAATGTTGGGAAGCAACGTGACAATTGGAACCAACTCTTGCTGACTTCCTTGAATGCAATTACTCTTGGAGCTGCAACCATGGCTGGATTGGCTGCTGCAGTCAGGACCAGTGCGCCAATTACAGCACTAAAGATGTCATCAGTGTTGCTGTATTTAGCAGCCACCGGAATGTCGGTGGTGATGAACAAGTTACAACCATCCCAACTTGCTGAAGAACAGAGAAATGCTGCAAGATTGTTCCAGCAGCTTCATTGTCAGCTTCAGTCCAAACTCTCTCTCGGAGATCTTAACAACAACCAAGTAGGGGAAGCAATGGAGAAAGTTTTGGCTTTGGATAAAGCGTACCCTCTCCCTTTATTAGGATCCATGATTGAAAAGTTTCCCATCACTGTGGAACCTGCAACTTGGTGGCCTCAACAAAAGCAAATACATAAACATAAGGAAACAAACACAAAGCTCAGTGAAAATGGCTGGAGTAGAAagctagaagaagaaatgagagaaattGTTGGAGTGCTGAAGAGAAGTGATCTGCAAGAATACTTGAGTTTGAGCCAAAAGGCCTTGAAAATGAACAAGATTTTAGCAGTTTCTGGTCCATTGTTAACCTTGGTTGGAGCAATTGGATCTGCTTTTGTAGGTTCTTGTTCAGGAGCTTGGCCTGCTATGGTAGGAGTTGTTGCAGGATCTATGGCAAGTATTGTGAATGCTTTGGAACATGGTGGACAAGTTGGGATGGTGTTTGAAATGTACAGGAACAATGCAGGTTTCTTTAAGCTTATTGAAGAAACAATCGAATCAAATGTAAATTTGAGAGACGTTCTTAAAAGGGAGAATGGAGAAGTGTTTGAAATTAAGGTCGCTTTACAATTGGGAAGAAGTTTAACAGAACTCAGGCAATTGGCTGCATCAAATTCAAGCAGCAGCAACGGGAGAGAAGAATTGAGAGAGTTCGCAAGCAAACTTTTCTAA